In one Heteronotia binoei isolate CCM8104 ecotype False Entrance Well chromosome 1, APGP_CSIRO_Hbin_v1, whole genome shotgun sequence genomic region, the following are encoded:
- the GPATCH11 gene encoding G patch domain-containing protein 11, whose protein sequence is MEDTEEDYMSDSFINVVQDIRPGMPMLRRIKETFKKEEKQKEVNKKNRQKSIKEQEKEQRDTALNIALGNENKGFAMLQKMGYKSGQPLGKSGKGIIEPIPLNMNQGKSGLGHEELKKRKAEEKMENYRRKLHMQKQAEKQTADLFKIRMKTKQEEMQVKRDLEKSQKACHQLDMQKGLEVPREVWFWLRRSEQKDVEQQEEDEDEEEDDLSASDKLQILTAYLREHYLYCIWCGTAYEDQDDLSSNCPGDTFADHE, encoded by the exons ATGGAGGACACAGAAGAGGACTACATGTCTGATTCCTTTATTAATGTTGT TCAGGACATCAGGCCAGGAATGCCCATGCTGAGGCGTAtaaaagaaacttttaaaaaagaagaaaagcaaaaagaaGTCAACAAAAAAAATAGGCAAAAGAGTATAAAAGAACAGGAAAAAGAGCAACGTGATACTGCTTTAAACATTGCATTGGGAAATGAGAATAAAGGCTTTGCTATGCTTCAAAAGATGGGATACAAAAGTGGTCAGCCTCTAGGCAAGAGTG GAAAAGGGATTATTGAGCCTATTCCTTTGAACATGAACCAAG GCAAAAGTGGGCTTGGCCATGAAGAACTGAAAAAGCGAAAAGCTGAAGAGAAGATGGAAAACTACAGAAGAAAACTTCATATGCAAAAACAAGCAGAAAAGCAGACGGCTGACCTTTTCAA AATTAGAATGAAAACCAAACAGGAGGAAATGCAAGTGAAGCGGGACCTGGAGAAAAGCCAGAAAGCCTGCCACCAATTAGATATGCAGAAA gGCCTGGAAGTTCCCAGAGAGGTTTGGTTCTGGTTAAGACGAAGTGAGCAAAAAGATGTGGAACAGCAGGAAGAAGACGAGGACGAGGAGGAAGATGACTTAAGC GCATCAGATAAATTACAGATCTTGACAGCATATTTAAGGGAACATTATCTGTACTGCATCTGGTGTGGAACAGCCTATGAAG ATCAAGATGATTTGTCTTCAAACTGCCCAGGAGACACTTTTGCAGATCATGAATAA